One genomic segment of Armatimonadota bacterium includes these proteins:
- a CDS encoding DUF177 domain-containing protein, whose translation MLIDVSEVLLNIGAVASFRFSLPPIVDADVTCVTNVEGEVTFTNAGDTLILRGAATTAIEVPCARCCHWFQFPIAVNLEEEIEIERVPAGKRGRRPEVNLLEDGAEIAGKLFSGHNFDLVEALRQYIILETPSRPEPARITVDRCGGCGKLDAEILDGRLARARANPASPFAALEALRCRIEDEPSAAHSDSG comes from the coding sequence GTGCTCATCGATGTCTCTGAAGTTCTGCTCAACATCGGTGCCGTAGCATCGTTCAGATTCTCACTGCCGCCGATTGTGGATGCTGATGTGACCTGCGTCACGAATGTGGAAGGCGAAGTAACCTTTACCAACGCCGGTGACACGCTCATTCTTCGCGGAGCCGCCACAACCGCCATCGAAGTGCCGTGCGCGCGCTGTTGCCATTGGTTTCAGTTTCCGATCGCTGTGAATCTGGAAGAGGAGATCGAGATCGAACGCGTGCCTGCCGGGAAGCGCGGGCGTCGTCCCGAGGTGAACCTACTGGAGGATGGCGCTGAGATTGCGGGTAAACTCTTTAGCGGACACAACTTCGATCTTGTGGAGGCCCTGCGCCAGTACATTATCCTTGAAACGCCATCCAGACCGGAACCAGCGCGCATAACGGTCGACCGGTGCGGCGGGTGCGGCAAACTGGATGCCGAGATACTAGATGGTCGGTTGGCGCGGGCGCGCGCCAACCCTGCAAGCCCATTTGCCGCACTTGAAGCCCTGCGCTGCAGGATAGAGGATGAGCCGTCAGCTGCTCACTCCGACAGCGGCTAA
- a CDS encoding ketoacyl-ACP synthase III, with translation MTTADALPASSLDLAQEAISSPRIGAGFASLGAAVPKRILTNAELAEMVETSDEWIRSRTGIEQRHVAGPDEFTSDLAVAASLDALRRSPFTAEQIDLVLCATTSGDYLWPATASLVQHRIGARRAAAFDVAAACSGFCCAVATAAAWIRSNDADTVLVVGADTLTKQLNWRDRATCVLFGDGAGAAVMTACSPDEGVLASVLGSDGAGVEQVWIPAGGTREPITPEGLVAGRNRIHMRGADVYRFAVEVVPRVTQQALERANLTLEDVDLLVLHQANIRIMHAAADRLGIRRERVYTNLQRYGNTSAASIPIALNEAARDGMLPRGSIVVTVGFGSGLSWGANVIRWGGGV, from the coding sequence ATGACGACGGCAGACGCCCTACCCGCCTCAAGCCTCGATCTGGCGCAGGAGGCGATATCCTCTCCCCGCATTGGAGCGGGCTTTGCATCACTCGGCGCAGCCGTGCCCAAGCGGATACTGACGAACGCCGAATTGGCGGAGATGGTGGAGACCAGCGACGAGTGGATACGCTCGCGGACGGGTATCGAGCAGCGCCATGTTGCCGGTCCGGACGAGTTCACGTCGGACCTGGCGGTCGCCGCATCGCTGGATGCGCTTCGCCGATCACCTTTTACTGCCGAACAGATCGACCTGGTCCTGTGCGCAACCACTTCGGGTGATTACCTCTGGCCGGCAACCGCAAGTCTGGTACAGCATCGCATCGGGGCGCGCCGCGCCGCCGCTTTCGATGTGGCGGCGGCATGCTCGGGCTTTTGCTGCGCCGTCGCCACGGCCGCAGCCTGGATCCGCAGTAACGATGCCGACACCGTGCTGGTGGTTGGCGCCGATACGCTGACCAAACAGCTCAATTGGCGTGATCGGGCTACCTGCGTTCTGTTTGGCGACGGCGCCGGCGCCGCGGTGATGACGGCGTGCAGTCCCGACGAGGGTGTGCTGGCATCGGTGCTGGGCAGCGATGGCGCCGGCGTCGAACAGGTCTGGATACCGGCCGGCGGCACGCGCGAGCCGATAACGCCCGAGGGTCTCGTTGCCGGACGTAACCGCATCCACATGCGTGGCGCGGATGTCTACCGCTTTGCCGTGGAGGTGGTTCCGCGAGTTACGCAGCAGGCGCTCGAGCGCGCCAATCTCACACTGGAGGATGTGGACCTCCTGGTGCTGCACCAGGCCAACATCCGGATTATGCATGCCGCGGCCGATCGGCTTGGCATCCGGCGTGAGCGCGTATACACCAACTTGCAGCGGTATGGCAACACCTCAGCAGCCTCAATTCCTATTGCGCTGAACGAGGCGGCGCGCGATGGCATGCTGCCACGCGGATCCATCGTGGTAACCGTGGGATTCGGTTCCGGGCTTTCGTGGGGCGCCAACGTTATACGCTGGGGAGGCGGCGTATAG
- the fabG gene encoding 3-oxoacyl-[acyl-carrier-protein] reductase, whose translation MSLTNRTAVVTGASRGIGRCTAIALAGAGAAVTVNYAHNAAAAEATVGHIRNAGGRAIAVQADVASADDVKRLLEETTSAFGGLDILVNNAGITRDGLMMRMSDADWDAVMEANLKGAFHCCRAVAPLLMKQRRGVIINVSSVVGIAGSAGQANYAASKAGLLGLTHSLARELGARNIRVNAVAPGFIETEMTAELPDARREAILGQIPLRRFGSPEEVAGVVAFLCSDAASYVHGSVITVDGGMLST comes from the coding sequence ATGAGCCTGACGAATCGCACGGCGGTCGTAACCGGAGCGTCGCGCGGCATTGGCCGATGCACGGCGATCGCGTTGGCCGGCGCCGGCGCTGCTGTAACGGTGAATTACGCGCACAATGCCGCGGCGGCGGAAGCTACCGTGGGCCATATCCGAAATGCCGGAGGGCGCGCCATCGCTGTTCAGGCAGACGTCGCCAGCGCCGATGATGTAAAGCGCCTGCTGGAAGAGACGACGTCGGCATTCGGCGGACTGGATATACTGGTCAACAATGCGGGAATTACGCGCGACGGACTGATGATGCGGATGAGCGATGCAGACTGGGATGCAGTGATGGAGGCAAATCTGAAAGGAGCGTTCCACTGCTGCCGCGCCGTAGCGCCGCTTCTCATGAAGCAGCGCAGAGGGGTCATCATCAATGTCAGCTCGGTCGTTGGTATCGCCGGTAGCGCCGGTCAGGCAAACTACGCGGCCTCCAAAGCCGGTCTGCTTGGGCTGACGCATTCGCTGGCGCGGGAGTTAGGCGCTCGTAACATTCGCGTCAACGCAGTTGCGCCCGGATTCATCGAGACGGAGATGACGGCGGAGTTGCCGGACGCCCGGCGTGAGGCCATACTCGGACAGATACCTCTGCGACGTTTCGGCAGCCCGGAAGAGGTTGCCGGAGTGGTGGCGTTCCTCTGCAGCGACGCCGCCTCATATGTTCACGGCTCTGTGATTACCGTGGACGGTGGAATGCTTTCAACCTGA
- the coaD gene encoding pantetheine-phosphate adenylyltransferase, which yields MRDRETHAVVPGSFDPLTAGHLDIIERAVTLFDRVTVAVAANSGKSPMFSQHERLDMAREVCAHLSTVSVDTFEGLLVNYATRHGVTAIVRGLRAVSDFEYELQMAMMNRRLCPQVETIFLMTGAEYSYLSSSIVKEIARMGGALKGLVPESVERRLRNQRQNEGG from the coding sequence ATGCGTGACCGCGAAACCCACGCGGTAGTGCCCGGCAGCTTCGATCCTCTCACAGCCGGCCACCTCGATATCATTGAACGGGCCGTAACACTGTTTGACCGTGTTACCGTGGCCGTTGCAGCCAACAGCGGTAAGTCACCCATGTTTTCGCAGCATGAGCGGTTGGACATGGCGCGCGAGGTGTGCGCACACCTGTCAACCGTTTCTGTGGACACTTTCGAGGGCCTGCTGGTAAACTATGCAACCCGCCATGGTGTGACCGCCATTGTGCGCGGCCTCCGTGCCGTATCGGACTTCGAATACGAACTCCAGATGGCGATGATGAACCGCCGGCTGTGCCCGCAGGTGGAGACGATCTTTTTGATGACCGGAGCCGAGTACTCCTACCTGAGCTCCAGCATCGTGAAGGAGATCGCCCGCATGGGCGGCGCACTGAAAGGTCTGGTGCCAGAAAGTGTCGAACGACGGCTCCGAAACCAACGACAAAACGAGGGCGGCTGA
- the fabD gene encoding ACP S-malonyltransferase: protein MTRVAYLFPGQGSQKVGMGRSLAEACSAAQHAIELASHVAGFDVAELCFEGPDDRLRSTQNAQLALYVCSVAAVRCLQEHWQVQPFAAAGHSVGEYAALTAAGALEFEDGVRLVMRRGELMAEAAAANPGSMAAVLGLTAEVVTGICSEVRAAGGGVVVPANLNGAGQVVISGSAEAVANASERAKLQGARKILPLAVSGAFHSPLMVRAGDQLYATLAVTGFRKPACAVLSNVTAQPVETPADIIGGLTQQVSGTVRWEETMQWLVDREVNITIEFGSGEVLTNLAKRTVPGVQAIAVNSAATLQAAVQALQEQAA, encoded by the coding sequence ATGACGCGTGTCGCCTATCTATTTCCCGGCCAGGGGTCGCAAAAGGTTGGCATGGGCCGCTCGCTGGCGGAGGCCTGTTCGGCAGCTCAGCACGCGATCGAATTGGCATCGCACGTGGCCGGCTTCGACGTCGCAGAGCTCTGCTTCGAGGGTCCCGATGACCGGCTTAGAAGCACGCAGAACGCGCAGCTTGCTCTGTATGTGTGCAGCGTGGCCGCCGTACGCTGCCTGCAGGAACACTGGCAAGTGCAGCCGTTCGCGGCAGCAGGACACAGCGTGGGCGAGTATGCGGCTCTCACGGCCGCTGGAGCGCTGGAATTTGAAGATGGTGTTCGCCTGGTAATGCGCCGCGGCGAACTGATGGCTGAGGCCGCGGCGGCGAATCCGGGCAGCATGGCGGCTGTTCTGGGCCTGACTGCCGAGGTAGTGACCGGGATATGCAGTGAGGTACGCGCGGCAGGCGGTGGCGTGGTTGTGCCGGCCAATCTCAATGGCGCCGGTCAAGTGGTCATTTCGGGATCCGCCGAGGCCGTGGCCAACGCATCGGAGCGCGCGAAGCTGCAGGGCGCAAGGAAGATACTTCCGCTGGCGGTAAGCGGCGCCTTTCACTCGCCGCTGATGGTTCGTGCAGGTGACCAACTGTACGCCACCTTAGCCGTTACCGGTTTCCGCAAACCAGCGTGCGCCGTTTTAAGCAATGTCACCGCACAGCCGGTAGAGACGCCGGCCGATATCATAGGCGGCCTCACCCAGCAGGTAAGCGGCACGGTACGGTGGGAAGAGACCATGCAGTGGCTGGTTGACCGCGAGGTGAACATCACCATAGAATTCGGCTCTGGCGAAGTGCTTACAAACCTGGCAAAGCGTACGGTGCCCGGCGTTCAAGCCATTGCGGTGAACAGCGCCGCGACGCTGCAAGCCGCGGTTCAGGCGCTGCAGGAACAGGCAGCATGA
- a CDS encoding N-acetylmuramoyl-L-alanine amidase: MSPPSRRRAGTLRFLAARIRKRPQAPIRIGILGLIVAAIVLLMFKGHRHRNLMSKAPIALPYIYIPSPNYDNRPANTVINCVVLHATVLTSLNETVAAFEDPDRKVSAHFVVDKDGTVVQMVPVERRAWHAGVSVLDGVPRVNDYSVGIEMVNRNDGKDPYPPAQVAAVAGIIRLLRSRYTIPDSRIVSHAAIALPPGRKTDPAGFDFAAVLALARNPASTRAALGSSEAPHGSDGRADEP, from the coding sequence GTGAGCCCGCCGAGCCGCCGCCGTGCCGGCACGCTCCGCTTCCTGGCCGCTAGAATTCGAAAACGGCCCCAGGCGCCGATCCGCATCGGAATCCTGGGGCTTATTGTCGCCGCCATCGTCCTCCTGATGTTCAAAGGCCACAGGCACCGTAATCTCATGTCTAAAGCGCCGATCGCCCTGCCATATATCTACATACCATCTCCCAATTACGATAACCGTCCCGCAAACACGGTCATCAACTGTGTGGTGCTTCACGCCACCGTGCTCACATCGCTTAACGAAACGGTGGCGGCATTTGAAGACCCGGACCGCAAGGTATCGGCGCACTTCGTTGTAGACAAAGACGGCACGGTGGTGCAGATGGTGCCGGTAGAGCGTAGGGCGTGGCATGCCGGCGTGTCGGTGCTCGACGGCGTACCACGCGTCAATGACTACAGCGTGGGCATTGAGATGGTAAACCGCAATGACGGCAAGGATCCATATCCACCGGCGCAGGTTGCCGCGGTGGCCGGCATCATTCGCCTTCTGCGCTCGCGGTACACCATTCCCGATAGTCGCATCGTATCCCACGCTGCCATCGCCCTTCCACCGGGCCGCAAGACCGACCCGGCCGGATTCGACTTCGCTGCAGTATTGGCCCTGGCGCGCAATCCGGCTTCCACGCGTGCCGCCTTGGGCAGTAGCGAAGCGCCACATGGCAGCGACGGACGAGCCGACGAACCGTAA
- the fabF gene encoding beta-ketoacyl-ACP synthase II gives MSQLTDHPDGTPRVVVTGMGVVTAAGMSPETLWDACLQGRSAISDITLFDVSQYPTHFAGEIKGWDATPWLDVKSARRVDRFIQFAVAAALEAVKHSGLVIDDANRERVGVFIGSGIGGLQTIEDQHRILLERGPGRVSPFLIPGIICDMGAGLVSIQLGAQGPNSCVTTACATGTNSLGDAWEIIRRGDADVMIAGGAEACITPLGMAGFCTARTLSTRNDSPQTACRPFDAERDGFVMAEGSGVLVLETLQGALARGATIHGEIVGYGMSGDAYHVTAPAPEGRGAARAMRAALNSAGISPASVDYINAHGTSTGLNDKNETAAIKSVFGDAARRIPVSSTKSITGHLIGAAGSCEAILGLMAIRHGVIPPTWNYRTPDPECDLDYVPNEPRTADLDVVMSNSFGFGGHNASIILKRYR, from the coding sequence ATGAGCCAACTCACGGATCACCCCGACGGCACGCCTAGAGTAGTTGTAACCGGCATGGGCGTGGTTACCGCTGCCGGAATGTCGCCTGAAACGCTGTGGGATGCCTGCCTGCAAGGCAGGTCGGCCATATCCGACATCACGCTGTTTGACGTCTCGCAGTACCCAACCCACTTCGCAGGCGAGATCAAGGGCTGGGACGCCACGCCGTGGCTCGACGTGAAGTCTGCGCGACGCGTGGATCGGTTCATCCAGTTCGCCGTGGCAGCCGCCCTGGAGGCCGTAAAGCACTCCGGCCTGGTTATCGACGACGCAAATCGAGAGCGCGTGGGTGTCTTCATCGGCTCCGGCATCGGCGGACTGCAGACGATCGAAGATCAACACCGGATTCTGCTGGAGCGGGGCCCTGGTCGCGTCAGCCCGTTCCTTATCCCGGGCATCATCTGCGATATGGGAGCGGGCCTCGTCTCGATACAACTGGGTGCACAAGGGCCCAACTCCTGCGTTACAACGGCATGCGCCACGGGAACCAACAGCCTTGGCGACGCATGGGAGATCATACGCCGCGGAGATGCAGACGTAATGATCGCAGGAGGAGCGGAGGCCTGCATCACACCACTCGGTATGGCGGGCTTTTGTACGGCGCGCACACTCTCCACGCGCAACGATTCGCCACAAACAGCCTGTCGGCCGTTTGATGCGGAACGCGATGGATTCGTGATGGCTGAGGGCAGCGGCGTGCTGGTCCTGGAGACACTGCAAGGCGCACTGGCTCGCGGCGCCACCATCCACGGCGAGATTGTGGGGTATGGCATGTCGGGAGATGCCTACCACGTCACCGCGCCGGCGCCGGAAGGACGCGGTGCTGCGCGCGCCATGAGGGCGGCCCTGAATTCGGCCGGCATTTCTCCCGCCAGTGTCGACTATATCAACGCGCACGGTACGTCCACAGGGCTGAACGACAAGAACGAAACGGCGGCCATAAAGTCGGTATTTGGCGACGCGGCACGGAGAATACCGGTCAGTTCCACCAAATCGATAACCGGCCACCTGATCGGCGCCGCGGGATCGTGCGAAGCCATTCTAGGGCTGATGGCCATCCGGCATGGCGTGATACCGCCCACATGGAACTACCGGACACCGGATCCGGAGTGCGACCTGGACTACGTTCCCAACGAGCCGCGAACAGCCGACCTGGACGTGGTGATGTCGAACTCGTTTGGTTTCGGCGGCCACAACGCATCGATCATTCTGAAACGCTACCGCTGA
- a CDS encoding acyl carrier protein has product MDTFDRVKRVLMDNLDQPESKITREASIENDLGADSLEVVEVVMALETEFDVEIPAEDAESIKTVGQIVDYIDKKAAQ; this is encoded by the coding sequence ATGGACACGTTTGACCGCGTAAAGCGAGTTTTGATGGACAACCTCGATCAACCCGAGAGTAAAATCACGCGCGAAGCCAGCATAGAAAACGACCTCGGCGCCGACTCGCTGGAGGTGGTCGAAGTTGTGATGGCGCTGGAGACGGAGTTTGATGTCGAAATCCCGGCCGAAGACGCGGAATCGATCAAAACCGTCGGCCAGATCGTGGATTATATCGATAAGAAAGCGGCCCAGTAA
- a CDS encoding universal stress protein, which yields MFKTILAAADGSELSAHAISFAVLLASRMHAALIPLNVFDDRIFVTTVTGEASAAWAALDADALAREQLDAVKQAAMPALAGLSQTPEIAQLWGNPALAIVDEAKERHADLIVIGSRGLSNVSMLLLGSVSAGVLHASHCPVLIVHDRAGAGASIAAITAAVDGSPGSAQAVATAAEMAHLFGARLRAIYAQPESHDREAAAAEQQAQAAAGASGVALDFHRATGDASTVILHDLSEHPADLVVVGSRGFGGFRRAIMGSVSDRVARYAPCPVLVMRRHDA from the coding sequence ATGTTCAAGACCATTCTCGCAGCCGCCGACGGATCCGAGCTATCCGCACATGCGATCTCTTTTGCCGTGCTTCTCGCCAGCCGGATGCACGCGGCGCTGATTCCGTTGAACGTGTTCGACGATCGCATCTTTGTTACCACCGTTACCGGCGAGGCATCTGCCGCCTGGGCAGCATTGGATGCAGATGCCCTGGCTCGCGAACAACTGGACGCTGTGAAACAGGCTGCGATGCCCGCGCTGGCCGGGCTTTCGCAAACCCCGGAAATCGCGCAATTGTGGGGAAACCCTGCGCTGGCAATCGTGGATGAGGCCAAAGAACGACATGCCGATCTCATTGTGATCGGCAGCCGAGGACTCTCCAATGTAAGCATGCTGCTTCTCGGCAGTGTCTCAGCCGGCGTGCTGCACGCCTCGCATTGCCCCGTGCTGATTGTGCACGACCGAGCCGGCGCCGGCGCGTCGATTGCGGCAATCACCGCCGCGGTAGACGGCTCGCCGGGATCTGCTCAAGCGGTAGCGACAGCCGCCGAAATGGCCCACCTGTTCGGTGCGCGACTGCGCGCGATCTACGCTCAACCGGAGAGCCATGACCGTGAGGCGGCCGCTGCAGAGCAGCAGGCGCAGGCGGCTGCCGGCGCCAGTGGTGTCGCGCTGGATTTCCACCGTGCCACGGGAGACGCCTCTACCGTGATCCTACACGACCTATCCGAACATCCAGCCGATCTTGTTGTGGTGGGCAGCCGCGGTTTTGGCGGGTTTCGCCGCGCCATTATGGGCTCCGTCAGCGATCGCGTTGCGCGATATGCACCCTGCCCGGTACTGGTGATGCGGCGCCACGATGCGTGA
- the rpmF gene encoding 50S ribosomal protein L32 → MPLPKRRHSNQRTRKRRTHYKLSHHPAIIPSMEARTGFALLHHVDLGTGRYRGRQVFDVADENPADGA, encoded by the coding sequence ATGCCACTACCAAAACGCCGCCATTCCAACCAGCGGACCCGTAAGCGACGTACCCATTACAAGCTGAGCCATCATCCGGCGATAATCCCAAGCATGGAAGCCCGCACCGGCTTCGCGCTTTTGCACCACGTAGATCTGGGTACGGGTCGCTATCGCGGTCGTCAGGTGTTTGATGTTGCCGACGAGAATCCCGCGGACGGGGCCTGA
- a CDS encoding prepilin-type N-terminal cleavage/methylation domain-containing protein, giving the protein MARNTRRAFTLIELLVVIAIIAILAAILFPVFAQARASARQTSCLSNVKQYALGTLMYSEDYDEQIPLTDNNGSSLYGCCAGGGTTCYPDWGTPGTDPNEPDAMFTGVIFPYVKNHDIQYCPEIGKTNWPSAIGNPYITSFPYVPQLDQRGIYQGCFSQMAVNMLLTEFGPGGDWSGCGNGTGFKSNDAAQSSWARPAELILLTADSTWGEGVNGDPSPELGVGNMAVWPAYDNNSANCTNWGGYPINYYPGWTYYVHKATQRVGLFNNPANTEFDLGINSGFANIAFCDGHAKAMRFNSLEQCAYSTTGAVWTYPYWDPRY; this is encoded by the coding sequence ATGGCACGCAACACCAGACGGGCGTTTACGCTCATCGAGTTGCTCGTAGTTATCGCTATCATTGCGATATTGGCGGCGATCCTCTTCCCCGTCTTCGCTCAGGCACGGGCTTCCGCAAGGCAGACCTCATGCCTCAGCAACGTCAAACAGTATGCGCTCGGCACCCTCATGTACTCCGAGGACTACGACGAGCAGATCCCACTGACGGATAACAATGGCTCGTCGCTATATGGATGCTGCGCCGGCGGCGGTACGACTTGCTATCCTGACTGGGGCACGCCGGGCACCGATCCCAACGAGCCCGACGCCATGTTCACAGGCGTCATCTTCCCGTATGTGAAGAATCACGACATCCAATACTGCCCCGAAATCGGCAAAACAAACTGGCCATCGGCTATCGGTAACCCGTACATCACCAGCTTCCCGTACGTACCACAGCTGGATCAGCGCGGCATCTACCAGGGCTGCTTCTCACAGATGGCCGTGAACATGCTGCTCACCGAATTCGGACCCGGCGGCGACTGGAGTGGTTGCGGCAACGGTACCGGTTTCAAGTCCAATGATGCCGCTCAATCCTCATGGGCGCGCCCGGCCGAGCTGATCCTGCTCACCGCGGACAGCACCTGGGGCGAGGGCGTGAACGGCGATCCGTCGCCAGAGCTGGGCGTTGGCAACATGGCCGTGTGGCCCGCTTATGACAACAACTCGGCCAACTGCACCAACTGGGGCGGCTACCCCATCAACTACTATCCGGGCTGGACGTACTACGTCCACAAGGCCACGCAGCGAGTGGGTCTGTTCAACAACCCGGCCAACACGGAGTTCGATCTCGGCATCAACAGTGGCTTCGCCAATATCGCATTCTGCGATGGCCACGCCAAGGCGATGCGGTTTAACTCGCTGGAACAGTGCGCTTACAGCACCACCGGCGCTGTTTGGACCTACCCGTACTGGGATCCGCGCTACTAG
- the plsX gene encoding phosphate acyltransferase PlsX → MGGDLGPAEVCRGVLQAAAKSSSEFVLVGAEAALRAELARHKPALSNVRLLNAAQVIQMDEPPAQAMRSKPDASLVVAAREVKLGNADALLSIGNTGAAMAVSLLTFGRLKGIDRPAIATLLPSMRNPMVMLDAGATVDCEPKNLLQFAVMGTIFAREVLGITKPRIGLLSNGEEDAKGNYLVKGANELLRDAAKRRTELNFIGNVEGRSIFSGDWDVVVCDGFVGNVVLKTGEGVAEMVMRLVKQELERHRWMKPMLVPLLPAMRRLKGRLEYSAYGGAPLLGVNGLVFIGHGRSNAIAVANACHAVDRAVEHDMLGALRDQLCSMEMA, encoded by the coding sequence ATGGGCGGCGACCTCGGGCCTGCAGAGGTCTGCCGAGGCGTATTACAGGCCGCCGCCAAATCATCCAGTGAGTTTGTGCTGGTTGGCGCGGAAGCTGCGCTCCGGGCCGAACTGGCCCGGCACAAACCGGCGCTGAGCAATGTGCGCTTGCTTAATGCTGCGCAAGTCATCCAGATGGATGAACCGCCGGCCCAGGCGATGCGCAGCAAACCCGATGCCAGCCTGGTGGTAGCTGCGCGCGAGGTCAAGCTCGGCAACGCGGATGCACTGCTCAGCATCGGAAACACCGGCGCGGCGATGGCGGTTTCCCTGTTGACGTTCGGACGTCTCAAGGGAATCGATCGGCCCGCCATCGCGACGTTGTTACCCTCCATGCGCAATCCGATGGTCATGCTGGATGCCGGCGCTACAGTCGATTGCGAACCCAAGAACCTGCTTCAATTTGCCGTAATGGGAACGATCTTCGCGCGCGAAGTGCTGGGCATCACGAAGCCACGAATCGGTTTGCTCTCGAATGGAGAGGAAGACGCGAAGGGTAACTACCTGGTTAAAGGCGCGAACGAACTGCTTCGAGACGCAGCCAAACGGCGAACTGAACTGAACTTTATAGGCAATGTGGAGGGTCGTTCCATCTTCAGCGGTGATTGGGACGTTGTGGTTTGCGACGGCTTCGTTGGCAATGTCGTGCTGAAGACCGGCGAGGGCGTGGCAGAGATGGTGATGCGCCTGGTGAAGCAGGAGTTGGAGCGGCATCGGTGGATGAAGCCGATGCTGGTACCGCTGCTTCCGGCAATGCGAAGGCTGAAGGGCCGGCTGGAGTACAGCGCCTATGGCGGAGCTCCGCTTCTCGGCGTGAATGGCCTCGTCTTCATCGGTCACGGCCGTTCTAACGCCATAGCCGTTGCAAATGCCTGCCACGCGGTAGATCGTGCGGTTGAGCATGACATGCTTGGCGCCCTTCGTGATCAACTCTGCTCGATGGAGATGGCTTGA